The Haloferax volcanii DS2 DNA segment CTGATCCAAGAGGCACGCGCCTACAGAGAACAAGGGTTCCTCGCACACCACGAAAGCGAAGAACGGATCGAGGAACTCAAGCAGGAAATCGAACACCTAGAAAACCGGTTAGAGAACCAAGAACAGCAGAGCAGCGGCCGGACAAAGGTCGACGACGTCGACTTCCTCGAAAAATTCCTCGAAGAGACTTACAAGCCCCTCGACCAGATTCTCCGCGAAATCGTAGAGAGCGGAGCCCTGGATGACTTGATCCGCAAACGAGTAGAGGATCAACTGTACTTCCTCGCGCAGCAAGATCGGGTAGAGTTCGAGCGGGGCCACGGCTGGAAGCTGAAGAACAAGGGTGATTGGTGATGGCGGATGACTGGTACGAGACGGTCTATGAGAACAAGCACGAATCGATTAACGAGTTCATCAAGAGGAAGCAGGTTACAGGCCGCAGTGAACGCACTCTCAACGCCTACAGCCGCATCCTCAAGAAATTCTACCACGAAGAATTTCCCGAATTAAGGCCTGAGGACACGGAGGTATTCCACATCGAGGATTACGTGATGAGATTGGCCCAGAGGGATCTAAGCCAGAACACGAAACGCCGTTACCTCGAATCACTCAGTGCGTTCTTCAGCTACGCGATGAAACGCCCCAGGTTCGAGAAAATAACAGGAAACCCGGCAGCAGTCGTCCTCGAAGAAATCCCCAAACAAGTACGAGACCGGCCGGACTGCGCCACCTGGGAAAACGGCCGACAGATCATCCACAACATCTCCGACCCCAGAGACAAAACAGTCGCTACAGTACTCGCCAAAACCGGATGCAGACTGACGGAGGCCCTCGAAATCCAGGTGGACGACCTAATGCTGGAAGAAGGATTCATCCGCCTCCGCAAAAGGAAAGGCGGGAAACAGACCGTCGTCCCCATCGACCAAGAAACTATCAAGGCCATTCAGCGGTTCCAGTTCATCCGGAACGGACGCGGCACCGACTACCTCTTCGTCTCCATACGGGGAGAACGCGTCTCCAAAACCTCAGTACAGAGAGCAGTGAAGAAAGCTGCAGAAGAGGCCGGAATAATGGAGCCGGGAGAAGACAGGTTTCACAAGAAGTTCACGCCACACACCTACAGAACCGTCTTCACCACCCTAATGCGAAACCAAGGAATGCCCGATCACATCCTACGCTACATCCGCGGAGACAGCAACGACGAAACAATGGACATCTACACACGCGTAGACCGCAGCCAAGCCCGCCAACAATACCTCAACTGCATCAAAACCCTCGAACTCTAAACACAACGGAGGTGAACCCAACGATAGAACACGAAATCAACGAATGGACCAACAAAAACGGCCAACTGCTCGGAGCCTCAATCTTTCTGAGCCCAGAAGAAGTACGTCAGCTTCGCAACGGTGAACCAATACAGATCACCGAACTCTCCTAAGCATTGGCAGAGTAAATTGTGAGGTTAGCTGAGAAGATCGTCAAGCCCTGACTTCTCAACGAATAACAAGGCCATCCCCACCAGAAACACGAGTACGAGGATCTGGCCGAGAACTCCAAACACAGGGTGAACAAGCTCCGAGATAACACTCGGTGCTATAGAAAACAGAATGAATCCCGATACGACGAACCCCGCAGTATAGGGAATATTCCAGTTAATCGCCGCCGTGTAGATCCCAAGAAGAATTCCCCCGGTTAACAAGAGGTAAAGAATGCCGGCCATCACAGGCCCCAGAAACTCCTTAGTAAAAGCTACAGCAACAATAACGCCGACAGAAGGAGCCAATAACTCACCAACAGCCCTCTCAACTCCGTGCGAACCTGAAGGCGGTGCCATAATGATTCTCACATAATCCTTCACAGCGAACCTATAAAATCCTTAACCGCCGTTGCACATCAGGCCCACCATCATCTGCGAAAAACCACAGTACAGTAGTTAGTTGCTACCCGTTCCAGACCTGACCCAGAGCTACTGTTCGGGGCTGGATAACCTGATCAGGCCTGTTTCCAGACTGATTTTCAGGACTGCCGATCCAGATCTGTACTGTTTCTAGGTTGATTTTCGGAGCCGAACTCTAATGAGAGTTGATGGTAATATCTGTCGTAGAGTATGTCCCGCGGTCACTATCCGGATCTAGATCTGTATATGATTTCTGAGGACTTGGAAGAGCTCTCTGAAGTAGAGTCGACAGATTTGCGGGACGATGGGGTAGTTATTGAAACTGAGGGACCGTCCTTCTATATCTTCCTCCCTGGCGGACCTTGTGAACAAACAAAACAGATTCCTGAAGTTGCAGATCGACTGTTGGTAGCCGTTCAAACTGGATTCTTGGAATTCCACGGAGAAGATATCCTGCTCTATGAGTTGGGAGAGGACCACGACTACGGAGAACTTATCAGACAAGTCTTGACCGGGGAGGCCGTACACGTAGAATTAGAGAGCGAGGAGGCCTCAGAAACGCTGTCCGAAGCCGGTTACGTACACGGCTATACACCACAAGCTATTGCGGAAATCCTCACAGGATGGGCAATAACATCAGAAAACGACTCCGTCCTTGACTTCGCTACAGGATCGGGAACTCTACTCAAACAAGCTGCGACCTACCTCGACAAAGAAGGCCGCTTGACCGGAGTCGAGATACATCCCTTTATCGCTAAACTGGTAAAAAGCAGAGTAAGAGGCATAGACAACGCGGAAATATTCAATGAGGACTTCTTCGATTGGAGAACACCCGAACAGCTAGAGCTGGGCGAAGAAACTCAGGGAGAACACTCTTCCGAGAAATACGATGCAGTCGTCGGAAACCCGCCGATAACGGGCTTCCTTCCGCCAGAGCAACGAGAGAAAATCAGTGAGTGGACTCAAGGTAGAAGGCCTTCGCTTGCTGCTGCTTTCGTCGCTAAGGCGGTAACTCATCTCAAAGACGGTGGGCGTGGTGCATTCGTACTACCGAAGAAGGCCTTGAAAGACGGCCTCTTGGAACAACTCACTGAATCATGCAGCATCCATAGAATTGTAGAGCTTCCGTTGGGAGTCTTTGCAGATGCTCACTCAGTAGAATTAGTCGTTCTGACCATGGTCAAGGAGGAGCGTGATCCTCAAGTCAAGGAGACCGGGATCGGCCGATTCAACCAGATGGAACTCCCCGAAAACGCACGAGGCCTTTTCCAACAACCGCTAGACGCCATACTCGAAAACAGGTACAATCCATACGATGCTGAATTGGCGAAGGCCTCTCACGCGGACTTGGAAGGAAGAAATGTCTTGAGGATACTTTCTAACCCGTCAATCTATGACATCATCACGTCTGAAGGCTTCACTAAGCTTGGTGAGCTCTCCGGAGTCGAGATTGGGAGCGGCGTGTCTACAGGCAATAACGATTTCTTCTACTTTGATCCAAGTGAGAAAGAGGAATCAGGTATTGATGAACGGTTCTTCCGTCCTGTCATCAAGAATCCTCCCAGCGATATACGTTCTATATCTGAGGAAGTGATCGATCTGTATCTGCTGGATCTTACTCAGTACGTGGAAGAGTTGAGGAGTGACGGCGTAGAGGTTACAGAAGAGAGAGTGCTTGAAGAGCTGGAGAATGACGGCTACACAGAACTGGTCGAATATATTGAGGACAGTCCTCTTCATCATCAAGGAAATGGACTCTCGTTTACTCCGAACTATCTTGGCAAGTTCCAGAATCCGGACTTGATTATACCTGAGTTTTTCGATGAGCCTGTCTGCTATACTGTTGAGTTAGATGATGCAGTGTTTGATTCGACGGTGATCGGAGTCCAAGTTGATAGGGAACAACGCAGGGATGCTTTAGCGCGGCTACTGAATACTCCTCTCTACAGAGAATTCTTCCAAACATACGCTGAATCAATGGACTTGAACTGGTACCGTATCAACATCACCCAGCTAAAAGAAATCCCGATTATTGAGCAGGCATTGAATGAGGATACATTCGAGAGACTGGAGCCTTTCTTCCCTCCAGAAGACGACAACGACCTCGTCAACCTGAACCATCTTCTGATTGAAAGCTGTGAGACAGAAGAGGAGAAGCAGGCCTTACGACGGTACTTAGCTTCAAGAGACAACTTTGCCTGGTCCTGGTTCTTGACTCTGCCTGAGTTTGAGGAGTTCCAAGAGCTTCTTGAATCTGATCGTGACCAGGCTCAAGAGTTCGTGGTCGACCGGTTTGATCAAGAGCTTCTAGACCAAGCACGTCAGACCTTCCGGAACGTCGAATTCTTTGAAGGCAGACGAGAGCTTCTAGACGACCTTCTTATGGAGTTCGAAGAAGGCCATTACAGAGGTTTTCTCGCCGGAATTGTACTACAGTTTGAAGGAGTCCTCGGCGACCTGGTGGAGGAGGCTGGTGGTGACATCGTCGAGGAGGACGGTAAGACCGAATTCAAGATGCCAGGAAAGAACCGGTCACAGAAGCGAAAGAACCTGGATAACCTGATTTCACAGTTCTTCGATGGCGTATTCAGCGAATACCTGCATCAAACGGTTAGACAACGCCGAAACAAGATAGCACATGGAGATGTGATCGAAGACAGCCGCACACTGTCAATACACTTCTTCGTCTCCTTCTACGCTCTCTGCAATGCCTGCTTGAACGAATACGTACGAATAGCACAGCAACAAGATTCAGAAGCAGCAGCAATCTAACTCCGATTTACGGCTATCGCCGGCGAATTTTTGCCGAAGCGATGTAACCGGTGTTTTCATACCCCATAGATAAGAAAAGGTTGCTCAAGAAGACTACACACAGGATCGACAATGAGTGTATCTGTTGACTTTGATAATATCAGACCTGTTGAAGACTCTCGGAGAAAGGGCTTTGAGGAGTTATGTAGTCAAGTTGCCCACGAATTCGAAGACGTACCCGATACCTGGAAATATACACGCATAGGTGATCCTGATGCAGGAATTGAATGTAAATGGGAGTCCACTGATGGATCTGTATGGGGCTGGCAGGCCAAGTATGTCGATAATATAGACAACAGTAGCTTGTCTCAAGTTGATCGCTCTGTAAAACAAGCTTTAGAAAACTACCCTAATCTGAGCCGATACTTCGTCTGTGTTCCCTGCGATAGGCCACACAGCCCCCGTGAAGGTGTTAAAACTGCTCTTGAGAAATGGAATGATCGAAAAGAGAAGTGGGAAGGATGGGCCGAGGACGAGGGGATGGACGTGGAGTTTGTTTTCTGGGGACAGTCTGAGCTTTTGGAGTTTCTCAGCCAGGACAAGCATAAAGGAAGGATATATTTCTGGTTTGATTCAGAGCAGCTCACCGATGCCAAGCTTCAGGATGAGATGGATGTGTCTATTTCTAATGCAAAGGACCGTTACAGTCCGGAACTGCACGTAGATACGGGTAATGCAGATATTTTTGAGCCGTTAGGCCGGACGCCTACTTTTGAAGAAGAGGTGGAAGAGCTTCTTGAGGAATTAGAC contains these protein-coding regions:
- a CDS encoding tyrosine-type recombinase/integrase; translation: MADDWYETVYENKHESINEFIKRKQVTGRSERTLNAYSRILKKFYHEEFPELRPEDTEVFHIEDYVMRLAQRDLSQNTKRRYLESLSAFFSYAMKRPRFEKITGNPAAVVLEEIPKQVRDRPDCATWENGRQIIHNISDPRDKTVATVLAKTGCRLTEALEIQVDDLMLEEGFIRLRKRKGGKQTVVPIDQETIKAIQRFQFIRNGRGTDYLFVSIRGERVSKTSVQRAVKKAAEEAGIMEPGEDRFHKKFTPHTYRTVFTTLMRNQGMPDHILRYIRGDSNDETMDIYTRVDRSQARQQYLNCIKTLEL
- a CDS encoding HsdM family class I SAM-dependent methyltransferase, with amino-acid sequence MISEDLEELSEVESTDLRDDGVVIETEGPSFYIFLPGGPCEQTKQIPEVADRLLVAVQTGFLEFHGEDILLYELGEDHDYGELIRQVLTGEAVHVELESEEASETLSEAGYVHGYTPQAIAEILTGWAITSENDSVLDFATGSGTLLKQAATYLDKEGRLTGVEIHPFIAKLVKSRVRGIDNAEIFNEDFFDWRTPEQLELGEETQGEHSSEKYDAVVGNPPITGFLPPEQREKISEWTQGRRPSLAAAFVAKAVTHLKDGGRGAFVLPKKALKDGLLEQLTESCSIHRIVELPLGVFADAHSVELVVLTMVKEERDPQVKETGIGRFNQMELPENARGLFQQPLDAILENRYNPYDAELAKASHADLEGRNVLRILSNPSIYDIITSEGFTKLGELSGVEIGSGVSTGNNDFFYFDPSEKEESGIDERFFRPVIKNPPSDIRSISEEVIDLYLLDLTQYVEELRSDGVEVTEERVLEELENDGYTELVEYIEDSPLHHQGNGLSFTPNYLGKFQNPDLIIPEFFDEPVCYTVELDDAVFDSTVIGVQVDREQRRDALARLLNTPLYREFFQTYAESMDLNWYRINITQLKEIPIIEQALNEDTFERLEPFFPPEDDNDLVNLNHLLIESCETEEEKQALRRYLASRDNFAWSWFLTLPEFEEFQELLESDRDQAQEFVVDRFDQELLDQARQTFRNVEFFEGRRELLDDLLMEFEEGHYRGFLAGIVLQFEGVLGDLVEEAGGDIVEEDGKTEFKMPGKNRSQKRKNLDNLISQFFDGVFSEYLHQTVRQRRNKIAHGDVIEDSRTLSIHFFVSFYALCNACLNEYVRIAQQQDSEAAAI